A stretch of the Medicago truncatula cultivar Jemalong A17 chromosome 5, MtrunA17r5.0-ANR, whole genome shotgun sequence genome encodes the following:
- the LOC11428452 gene encoding glycerol-3-phosphate acyltransferase, chloroplastic, which translates to MSDSFAHSTSHNCYYRHKKKKSSTMFTTPFSSPSTAFFSPPKASYSSSSSSSSSSSSLPLRSSFTFYHLRFNATTSSSSVTTSGTSSSSYCSPLAFNSNNKKPKEISANMAASSVSSRTFLNARNEQDVLSGIKKEVEAGTLPPTIAEGMEELYLNYKSAVVKSGDPKADEIVLSNMTALLDRIFLDVKEPFVFEAHHKAKREPFDYYMFGQNYIRPLVDFNTSYVGNMPLFIQMEEQLKQGHNIILMSNHQSEADPAIIALLLEMRLPHIAENLIYVAGDRVITDPLCKPFSIGRNLICVYSKKHMLDDPALVETKRKANTRSLKEMATLLRSGSQIIWIAPSGGRDRPVANSGEWAPAPFDSSSVDNMRRLVDHSGPPGHIYPMAILCHDIMPPPLKVEKEIGEKRIISYHGTGISLAPEISFSDITASCENPEKAKEAYSKALYDSVTSQYDVLESAIHGKKGLEASTPAVSLSQPWK; encoded by the exons ATGAGCGATTCTTTCGCACATTCTACGTCACACAATTGTTACTACCGTCacaaaaagaagaaatcttCAACAATGTTTACAAcaccattttcttctccttcaacCGCATTTTTCTCTCCACCTAAAGCctcatattcttcttcttcttcttcttcttcttcttcttcttcgttaCCTCTTCGTAGTTCTTTCACTTTTTATCATCTTCGATTTAATGCaacaacttcttcttcttctgtaaCAACTTCTggaacttcttcttcttcatattgTTCTCCTCTTGCTTTCaattctaataataaaaaacctAAAGAAATTTCTGCTAATATGGCGGCTTCTTCTGTTTCTTCTCGCACTTTCCTCAATGCCAGAAATGAACAAg ATGTTCTTTCTGGAATTAAGAAGGAAGTAGAAGCCGGAACTTTGCCCCCCACTATTGCTGAAGGGATGGAAGAATTGTACCTTAACTATAAAAGTGCA GTTGTTAAAAGTGGAGATCCCAAAGCAGATGAGATTGTATTGTCAAATATGACTGCTTTATTAGATCGCATATTTTTGGATGTGAAG GAGCCTTTTGTCTTTGAAGCACACCATAAAGCAAAGAGAGAGCCTTTTGACTACTACATGTTTGGCCAAAATTATATTCGTCCCTTAGTTGATTTCAA CACTTCTTACGTTGGCAACATGCCCCTTTTCATACAAATGGAAGAGCAACTTAAGCAG GGACACAATATTATCTTGATGTCAAACCACCAAAGTGAAGCTGATCCAGCTATTATTGCATTGCTGCTTGAAATGCGACTTCCACATATTGCTGAAAACTTG ATTTATGTGGCAGGAGATAGAGTTATAACCGATCCTCTATGCAAGCCCTTCAGTATTGGCAG GAATCTGATCtgtgtttattcaaaaaagcACATGCTTGATGATCCAGCACTTGTAGAGACgaaaagaaaagcaaatacACGAAGTCTGAAGGAAATGGCCACGCTTTTAAG GAGTGGATCACAAATAATTTGGATTGCCCCAAGCGGTGGTAGGGATCGACCAGTTGCCAACTCTGGGGAATGGGCACCG GCACCCTTTGATTCTTCTTCAGTGGACAATATGCGAAGGCTTGTCGATCATTCAGGTCCACCAGGTCATATCTATCCTATGGCAATACTGTGCCATGACATAATGCCCCCTCCACTAAAG gttgaaaaagaaattggGGAGAAAAGAATTATATCATATCATGGGACTGGCATATCACTTGCTCCAGAAATAAGCTTTTCCGACATCACTGCTTCTTGTGAAAATCCTGAAAAG GCTAAAGAAGCATACTCGAAAGCCTTGTATGATTCTGTGACTAGTCAATATGATGTGCTGGAGTCTGCCATACACGGCAAAAAAGGATTAGAAGCATCAACTCCCGCAGTTTCCTTGTCGCAGCCATGGAAGTAG
- the LOC11430971 gene encoding dolichyl-diphosphooligosaccharide--protein glycosyltransferase subunit DAD1: MAKPSSASSSSSSTTKDAQDLLRALWSAYSATPSNLKIIDLYVAFAVFSALLQVVYMALVGTFPFNSFLSGVLSCVGTAVLAVCLRIQVNKENKEFKDLAPERAFADFVLCNVVLHLVIMNFLG, encoded by the exons ATGGCAAAGCCGTCGTctgcttcatcttcttcttcatcaaccaCAAAGGATGCACAAGACTTATTACGCGCTCTTTGGTCTGCATATTCCGCTACACCTTCAAATCTCAAG ATCATCGATCTCTATGTTGCCTTCGCTGTTTTCTCCGCTCTCCTTCAG GTAGTTTACATGGCTCTGGTGGGAACATTTCCATTTAACTCCTTCCTTTCTGGAGTACTCTCTTGCGTAGGGACTGCAGTTTTGGCTG TTTGTCTCCGAATCCAAGTCAATAAAGAGAACAAGGAATTCAAG GATCTTGCGCCGGAGCGTGCTTTTGCTGATTTTGTTCTCTGCAATGTGGTGCTTCACTTGGTGATCATGAACTTCCTTGGTTAA
- the LOC11430972 gene encoding uncharacterized protein At1g32220, chloroplastic: MASFLTLPAVSPRLIPTVLSLKRPFTHTPPTLHFKNHRFAVSCSYAGGGVGSFESSTSTIDVVADVKSEKIVVLGGNGFVGSAICKAAVSKGIEVISLNRSGRPTYSDSWIDQVTWISGDVFYVNWDEVLPGATAVVSTLGGFGSEEQMSKINGEANVVAVNAANEYGIPKFILISVHDYNLPSFLLSSGYFTGKRKAESEVLSKFPSSGIVLRPGFIYGKRRVDGFEIPLDLVGEPAERILKSVENFTKPLSALPASDLLLAPPVSVDDVALAVINGVTDDDFFGVFTIDQIKEAADKVRV; this comes from the exons ATGGCGTCGTTTTTGACTCTCCCTGCTGTTTCTCCTCGTCTcattcccaccgttttatctcTCAAACGACCCTTCACTCACACTCCACCTACCTTGCATTTCAAAAATCACAG ATTTGCAGTTAGCTGCAGTTATGCAGGAGGAGGTGTTGGTAGTTTTGAATCGTCGACATCAACTATAGATGTTGTGGCTGATGTTAAAAGCGAAAAG ATTGTTGTCTTGGGAGGCAATGGGTTTGTTGGTTCTGCTATATGCAAGGCAGCAGTATCCAAGGGCATAGAAGTCATTAGCTTGAACAG GTCAGGACGTCCTACTTACTCAGATTCATGGATAGATCAGGTTACTTGGATTTCAG GAGATGTTTTTTATGTAAACTGGGACGAAGTACTTCCTGGAGCTACTGCAGTAGTCTCAACCCTTGGAGGTTTTGGTAGCGAGGAACAAATGAGTAAGATTAACGGCGAGGCTAATGTTGTGGCTGTAAATGCTGCAAACGAATACG GAATTCCCAAATTCATATTGATCTCAGTTCATGACTATAATTTACCATCGTTTTTACTTTCTTCGGGGTACTTCACAGGAAAGAGAAAAGCAGAATCTGAGGTTCTATCCAAATTCCCTAGTTCAG GTATTGTCTTAAGACCAGGCTTCATATATGGGAAAAGGAGAGTGGATGGTTTTGAGATTCCCTTGGATTTAGTAGGGGAGCCAGCTGAAAGAATTCTAAAATCAGTAGAGAACTTCACAAAACCATTAAGCGCGCTACCTGCTTCTGATCTACTTTTGGCTCCACCTGTTAGTGTTGATGATGTTGCATTGGCGGTTATCAATGGTGTTACAGATGATGACTTCTTTGGTGTTTTTACAATTGATCAGATCAAGGAAGCTGCTGATAAGGTAAGGGTATAA